Genomic DNA from Solanum dulcamara chromosome 4, daSolDulc1.2, whole genome shotgun sequence:
AATACTCCCTCTGTCTCATATAACTAGTCCACTTCTCTCTTTACAAGCCccttaaaaaaatgataaatgagAGGGGTATTTTTACTAATTTACGCTTTAACTCTAATTAATACACTCTAGTTATTTGCCTTATCCATCAATACCAAGATTAACAATGGAGGAactttacaatatttataattttaaaaataataattttaaggcaaaaatgagaagaaaaaattacaTCTTGCTTTTTTTAAATTGACAAATAATTTAGAACAAATACTTTTAGTAATGTGGACAAGTaatatgggacggagggagcaataaataataattcaagTACCTACATTTTTTCATTAAGAAGAACGTACAAAAGCATTAATGAGGGCCAAGAAGTCACACTACACGGTACACACCAATTAGAAAGGGCCAGGTGTGAGTGGATTTAGGTAATTAAAGAGGGAAAATGTGAGGAAATGCAGGGCAAAGGCAACTCAGCAGCCACATGTAAGCATAAATAAATTGAGATTCCTATAATACCCCTATGAGGCCTATAAAATTTGTTGTTCTTCCTTATATATAGTAGcaatatagagagagagagagagaggagagagaggcACTAAGCATGCCCCTATATGAAAACTCACTGTTTCACCATCATCACGGGTAGTCCCAGTAGAATTTATGTATAGATAAATTGGCTCTTTAGGATCCATATACTGTAGGTACATCAACTCTGCAATCACAAGCTCTGTGACTGCTGACACCAACTGAAAAGAAAAATCGTGATTATTTTGTGCTAATAAAGAAATGAAGAGTAAAGGAGTTTACTGAACTGCAATAATAAATAGCAACGCACAAGTTGTTGCAAACCAAACTAGAAATTCAGTACGTCAACATATTTATGTGTGCAAAATATTGCCAAAGCACCATATAAAATATCCCAAAGGCCCAAACTTCGGCAAAACTAAAAGTAGTACATCAGATGGAAACTCCAAATAATAAAACAAGTAGGTATCCGAGAGCATCGCTGTCACTAGAACTTACAGCAATGAACCTATGATGACAAATATAGTGCATATATCAACCGGGAACATTAGAACTATCCTCAAAGTGAGATGAAGTTAACTAttgataaatttaatttttgtactATAATTATAAGGTCTTGTGACCTTTTCTGTGGGCCTTATGTTTTTTTAGATGTTTTTTTAGAATAGTCATAGGAACACCctaccttcacaaggtaggaGGGAAGGTATGCGTAACACTCCCCTTcccaccctccccagacccactCGTGGGATTACACTgcgtttgttgttgttgttgttgtcacaGGAATGCAGAACTATGTTtctatttaagaaaaataaacacATCTTGCAATAATCTAACAAGGAAAATAGGATAGTTGAATGGGACAAAACTAAGTGTTCTAAAGTCACAGACACATCTcatattttccttttcttttggaaAGGGGCTGGGGCCTTCAGATAGGGCATGAGAACCTTGTAAATAAAATGGAACAGTACATACAAGAGCCATCCAACTAAAGCAGAAAGGTTGcgctggaaaaaaaaatagtttctttGAAGATCTAACAGGTATGTTATACATATTGGATGATAGTGTCCAATACAAGCATCTCAAAGATGTGTCTAATTCactaaggggtcgtttgataGATTAGTAATGTAGGAATTAGTTATGAggaaatttatgtattattttatgcatctattagttattcatgtattagttattccaCCTTCTATCCTGCATAAATTAATTAAcgtatacatgtattagttttGCATGTTTCTAAAAAGCAAATCAAACCcagtattaattttatacatgaataatcTACCTCTTAATTAGCTACCAAACGTGGTATTACTTATGCAGGATTTAGTGTATGCATAACTCACCTCCAAACcagctaccaaacgacccctaagccTTTAAATTGCACACAACTAGCACAACCTTTAAATTGCAGACAACTAGCACAATGTACAAGGGTTCGAGAATATtagaaataaagactaaaaattAATGAACGGATAAAACGACTAAAAATGACATTGTATATCTTTAGCGAGAAAGGGGGTAACCCATATTACTTTTCTGACAAGTTCAAAACACAATTGCTATTCCTACTTGAAGATTGTAGCTCTATAGAGTCACCTGATGGACTATCCATTTTCCAGAAAAATAACAAATTGTATCAGTCCGATGACTAATTAAGCTTTCATTACAATCCCAGTCCATAAAATTGTAGACCATAGATCATCCTGATTTTACCAGCTTCAGCAACATCGCATGCACCAGCCAATTCTCTCCTTTTGTCGATCTTGAGGAATCTTCTCGACACAAAATAGCCTTACATTCACCATTCAACACAAGGATACCAACCAAGAAGTGCCCTTTCTCATCAATCACATTTCTTATTTGGCTCTTTATGCTGACTGATAGCAAACAGAACAAAGATGGATGCATCCAAAGTTGTCAAAGGCAAAAAGCGTGGAGAAAGGTCAAGTATCTATTGGGGCTTCAAGGGCAAAGACAAATCCTTGCACGTCTTTAGTGTAGAAACGCACAAGTAAGgaataaaatgaatgtttttaaCGATATATGCATGTAATTAAGTAATATCGGACCAAGAAAAACGAAGGAAACGCAATTTAGTGAAGATACAAAATGAAAACCTTGTaattaaattcaaaaacaattattaatttaatcatTCAAATAATTTGCTTATTCGGATTAGTAATTAGGTTTCTTACTCTAAATTTAAAACCTGTTGTAACTATGTTTCTAATTACTAGCATATTCATGCATAGCATTTCTTCACCATTGACATATAGCTTTGATGGCTATTATTTCTTTAGTTTTGTCCTCTTTATACAGATTTCATTGGCATTAAGGTACATGCCTTAGATCCATGGTACTCCTCACGCCTTCTATTTagttttctctctctctctctccctctatGATTCCACAGGCACAGAGAGACACTATTTCACTCACCATCCTAGAAAGACTTACTAACAGAAGAACATCCAGGTATAAGACATTCAACAAAAGGACAGGTTTCTCTGAAACTCATATGGCACATGGATGATTAGCCTATGAACTCCTTCAACTTGAACGACCTTCCACTTtagttatataattttttgtaaGAACATGATTTCTATGAGGAGAAAGGGTGGAAGGGGCAGCTAAATCTACCAGGGTAAGTATATATAGTTTGAGCAACGATAAGGCATTAAAGCACAAGAACGAACTAGGATAAATGGTAGAAGGAACGAGTTGAATGTCAGCCATTATTTCCAATACCTACTTACGCCAAAACGTTGCAAAAATCACTAATAAGCACAGGGTAACTCGGAAAATAAcagatgatgaagaagatgacaTACCGGCATGCCAATATAAACTATTCTACCATGGAGCAACATAGAGGGTAAGTCTGGTGGAGGTGTACTCGCTCTGTGCTCATTGTATGATACTGATCTCTCCACCTAATTCAAATAGCAAAAACACAGACCAAACAATACCAATCAGAATATAATAAAATCCCAACAAAAAAAGATTCAGAGACTTGATTAATTGCTTTACATATAATCAATAACATTAAAAGAGAGGAGAACAAAATCATTCCAAAGCTAAAAACGAAATGAAGAAGGTAGACCAAATGAATTCAGTACAGAACAGACTCCTAACAACATAAGCATCCAATTGCAGCAGCTTCTTTCCTAAACAATCTCTAATAAAATCAACAAcatattgataaaaaataaaaatccttCCGTCCGAAAAGAATGTGAGGGTCAGCACATTCAATTTTCGTCTGAAGCTAAACATAGATTTCTTATTCTctaaaaacaaaatatatatatacatgaataacATAAAGACCAGAGTACTCTAACTGacatctttcctttctttctttcttttttttttttttgatggcGGAGAAATGCCCGAAAGGTCCATGGCGCATGGTTGGATACAGATAGTGGTCCAGTCATCTACCCTTCTCCACTCAGATAATGAGATAATAGATAAGGAAGCAAAGTTTCAAACCGTGACTTGCGTCAACACATTTTTTATAGTTAACAAAAATACTCGGAAAATATTTGAAGACCGTTTCACTATATTGCCAACAAATTGGGAGTTTGGACAGAGGACTACCAATTAAGCAATTGAGCCAATGAAAAAATCAACTATATACCTGAGCAGGAGTAGCCATGAGCTTAGGGGAGTCGTAAATGTCCAAAAACGGCGGCGTATCAGAATTTTGAGGCCGAGAGAAGAGTGCATCTGGATTATTTGCAGCAACAGAGGCAAGCTTACTTAGAAATGGGTCGTTAGGGTTTAAAGGAGGCATGGGAATTTTTGCACTGCAATAGCTATTGGCTGCACAACGAATGCTAACGCTACGATGTTTCAGATGCATCGATGAAGATGAAGAACATGGAATTGAGGACGCCATGGGCAACCGCAAGCACGTGGCCATAAGTTTCTCCACAGATGAATTTTGATTCTTCTGGTCACTTTCAACGGAAGCTTGAAAGGAAGAAACTGAGCTCTAGAAGTATCACCTATGAGGATGTGGAATTTGGATAGTGTGACTTAAACAGGTCGGGTCATGAGAGATCGACAAGTCCATATTGGGATGGGCTTATTATAGCCCATGCCGTTACCAACGGAATTTTACTCTAATGGTCGATAATGGACTCTTAATTACCATTATTATAAGGAAAAAATACTTAATTAAGTCAAATTTATAAA
This window encodes:
- the LOC129886151 gene encoding ATP-dependent Clp protease proteolytic subunit-related protein 3, chloroplastic — protein: MATCLRLPMASSIPCSSSSSMHLKHRSVSIRCAANSYCSAKIPMPPLNPNDPFLSKLASVAANNPDALFSRPQNSDTPPFLDIYDSPKLMATPAQVERSVSYNEHRASTPPPDLPSMLLHGRIVYIGMPLVSAVTELVIAELMYLQYMDPKEPIYLYINSTGTTRDDGETVGMEAEGFAIYDAMMQLKNEIHTVAVGAAIGQACLLLAAGTKGKRFMMPHSKAMIQQPRAPSSGLMQASDVFIRAKEVIVNRDTLVKLLAQHTGNSEETVSNVMRRPYYMDAIRAREFGVIDKILWRGQEQEQIMAGVDAPEVWDKNAGIKVADAI